A stretch of DNA from Brevibacterium ihuae:
TTCGCGTGCGGCCTCTACCTCATGCTCGACCGGTCGCTCACCCGGGTGCTGCTCGGATTCCTCCTCATGGGCAATGCGGTGAACATGCTCATCGTGCTGTCCTCCGGCCCGCCCGGGCGCCCGCCGCTCACCGACGGCGAGAACCTGTCCGCCGACGGGATGAGCGATCCGCTGCCGCACGCACTCGTCCTCACCGCGATCGTCATCACCTTCGCGCTCTCCGCGTTCCTCCTCGCGATGATCTACCGGTCGTGGCGCCTGGTCCGCAACGAGAACCTCGAGGACGACATCGAGGACGTGCGGATCGCGCTCGCCAAGGGCCGCGGCTCCGGCGACGAGGCGGGCACGAGCGGGGAGTACGACGACACCGAGTTCGGCGACGAGGCGCGGACGCCCATCGAGGGCGCGCTCGACCTCGATGAGGA
This window harbors:
- a CDS encoding Na(+)/H(+) antiporter subunit C produces the protein MTTSFVLLLAMGVMFACGLYLMLDRSLTRVLLGFLLMGNAVNMLIVLSSGPPGRPPLTDGENLSADGMSDPLPHALVLTAIVITFALSAFLLAMIYRSWRLVRNENLEDDIEDVRIALAKGRGSGDEAGTSGEYDDTEFGDEARTPIEGALDLDEDGTPAERAADDRAEEDARTVQSTGADARPPGARGVAHEPVDSRAEGAELPAHTAATAPSDADDDDRGRRT